A genomic region of Papaver somniferum cultivar HN1 chromosome 7, ASM357369v1, whole genome shotgun sequence contains the following coding sequences:
- the LOC113294114 gene encoding uncharacterized protein LOC113294114 has translation MTICFAAALQGFKDGCRAVIGLDACHLTGKHGGVLMAATTLDAQNGLVPLGIMVCRAETIDNWTLFLQHWAPHITDHKCPVTFISYRQRDYMKLCLHCLEKLLIDIVIGNENMELLKNENEEAFMYLMRENSESWSRDFFDSTRMMYGKLVMGLFYKRRNECAGWTDGQLVPTTVTLIEKMMKLAGKFKTVGCVAGKIYSVTNRDTNKMLTVNIINQVCSCEQWHMRGFRCQHAVCALKTISADWPKYCSPYFRVESYRSTYAPVVHPLDDPKDWVKVDMKLNTPISSISAGRPRTKRIKSYDEARVEVRTKRCSRCKVVGHNKSTCKGDEVGQNPKGKRPRTQVDAADFSFSYP, from the exons ATGACAATCTGTTTTGCAGCAGCACTTCAAGGATTTAAAGATGGATGTAGAGCAGTAATTGGGTTGGATGCTTGCCATCTTACTGGCAAGCATGGTGGTGTGCTAATGGCTGCAACAACACTAGATGCACAAAATGGTTTAGTACCATTAGGGATTATGGTTTGCAGGGCTGAGACCATAGATAATTGGACCCTGTTTCTCCAACATTGGGCTCCACATATCACTGATCATAAGTGTCCAGTTACATTCATATCTTATAGGCAAAGGGATTACATGAAGTTGTGCCTGCACTGTTTGGAAAAACTTCTCATAGATATTGTTATAGGTAAT GAAAACATGGAACTTTTGAAGAATGAAAATGAGGAAGCTTTTATGTACCTTATGAGGGAAAATTCTGAATCTTGGTCAAGGGATTTTTTTGATAGCACAA GAATGATGTATGGAAAATTAGTCATGGGCTTGTTTTATAAGAGGAGGAATGAATGTGCAGGGTGGACAGATGGGCAGTTGGTTCCCACTACAGTTACGTTAATTGAGAAGATGATGAAATTAGCTGGTAAGTTCAAGACAGTTGGATGTGTGGCAGGAAAGATATATTCAGTAACTAACAGGGACACAAATAAAATGCTTACTGTTAATATTATTAATCAAGTATGCAGTTGTGAGCAGTGGCATATGAGAGGATTTCGCTGCCAACATGCAGTTTGTGCTTTGAAGACAATTAGTGCTGATTGGCCAAA ATATTGCAGTCCTTACTTTAGAGTGGAATCATATAGATCCACATATGCACCAGTGGTACATCCTTTAGATGACCCAAAGGACTGGGTAAAG GTAGATATGAAGCTCAATACTCCCATCTCAAGTATATCTGCAGGAAGACCAAGAACTAAAAGGATAAAGTCATATGATGAAGCTAGAGTTGAAGTGAGAACTAAAAGATGCTCCAGGTGCAAGGTAGTAGGTCACAACAAATCAACTTGTAAAGGAGATGAAGTTGGACAAAACCCAAAGGGAAAGAGACCAAGAACTCAAGTAGATGCTGCTGATTTTAGTTTCTCATATCCATGA